A portion of the Sulfurospirillum diekertiae genome contains these proteins:
- a CDS encoding acetyl-CoA carboxylase biotin carboxylase subunit — MYARKITKVLIANRGEIALRIIRACKELEIKSVCVFSTIDANGVWVRKADESYLLKGDPIQVYLDYKSIVALAKEVGADAIHPGYGFLSENADFAQYCIDHDIAFIGPKPDHIALFGDKMASKIAMKAVGVPVLEGTEQPIIDISAAIQVAREIGFPVIIKAAFGGGGKGMRIVKKEEEFIPMFEAATQEAERFFGRGDAFIEKYVQNPRHIEVQIMADKFGNVIHLGERDCSIQRRHQKVVEIAPSPRLNNAVRQELLRASKKAMFKLGYESVGTMEYLVDEEDNFYFIEMNTRVQVEHTITEAITGIDIVQSMIHIAEGRPLPTLQEDIKFRGYAIECRINAEDPKNGFIPSSGRITTYLSPGGPGVRLDAIGFKDYVVPTNYDSMIGKMIVVGIDWEGAVRKARRALDEFIISGIPTNIPLHRQIVRDEDFKQGIFDTTYLDKKLPTFTLDAIHDIEEDEIKHEHIAAIVAALKNKGI, encoded by the coding sequence GTGTATGCACGAAAAATCACAAAGGTATTGATTGCCAATCGCGGTGAAATCGCGCTTAGGATCATTAGGGCATGTAAAGAGTTGGAGATCAAAAGTGTTTGTGTTTTTTCAACAATTGATGCGAATGGTGTTTGGGTCCGAAAAGCAGATGAAAGTTATCTGCTCAAAGGCGATCCTATTCAAGTCTATCTGGATTACAAAAGTATCGTAGCTCTTGCCAAAGAGGTCGGTGCAGATGCCATTCATCCAGGTTATGGCTTTTTGTCTGAAAATGCTGATTTTGCACAGTATTGTATTGACCATGACATCGCTTTTATTGGTCCGAAACCTGACCATATAGCACTTTTTGGTGACAAGATGGCATCAAAAATTGCAATGAAAGCAGTGGGAGTACCTGTTCTTGAAGGAACAGAGCAACCGATTATTGATATAAGCGCTGCTATTCAAGTTGCGCGTGAAATTGGTTTCCCTGTGATTATCAAAGCTGCCTTTGGTGGTGGTGGTAAGGGTATGCGTATCGTCAAAAAAGAGGAAGAGTTTATTCCGATGTTTGAAGCAGCAACCCAAGAAGCTGAGCGCTTTTTTGGGCGAGGTGATGCATTTATTGAAAAATATGTTCAAAACCCTCGTCATATTGAAGTGCAAATTATGGCAGATAAATTTGGTAATGTCATTCACTTAGGTGAGCGCGACTGCTCCATTCAAAGACGTCACCAAAAAGTGGTTGAGATCGCACCAAGTCCAAGATTGAACAATGCTGTACGTCAAGAACTGCTTCGTGCTTCTAAAAAAGCAATGTTCAAACTAGGGTACGAGAGTGTTGGAACGATGGAATATCTTGTTGATGAAGAAGATAACTTCTATTTCATCGAGATGAATACCAGAGTCCAAGTGGAACACACGATCACTGAAGCAATTACGGGCATTGATATTGTTCAGAGCATGATTCATATTGCAGAGGGAAGACCTCTTCCAACATTGCAAGAAGATATCAAGTTTAGAGGCTATGCGATTGAGTGTCGTATTAACGCAGAAGATCCTAAAAATGGGTTTATTCCTTCTTCTGGACGTATTACCACCTATCTCTCTCCGGGAGGTCCTGGCGTAAGACTCGATGCTATTGGTTTCAAAGATTACGTTGTTCCAACAAATTATGACTCAATGATTGGAAAAATGATCGTTGTTGGTATTGATTGGGAAGGTGCTGTGCGTAAAGCGAGACGTGCTTTGGATGAATTTATTATCTCTGGCATTCCTACTAATATTCCACTTCATCGTCAAATTGTACGTGATGAAGATTTTAAACAAGGTATCTTCGATACGACTTATCTTGATAAAAAACTTCCTACCTTTACGCTTGATGCAATTCATGATATTGAGGAAGATGAAATCAAACATGAGCACATTGCAGCCATTGTTGCAGCGCTCAAAAATAAAGGGATCTAA
- the ciaB gene encoding invasion protein CiaB, protein MMTPKFENDLKRFYELLGERQRALGSYFSIVESEDCDKRIETLIDTFLTSIELSLIRENRVAALTRLINLRDEQMVQALEKEAKDEVFITQAKEKAYVWVKDFYLKCHNELIMQVQKEWLFSPFYRRLLRGVHEVGVVMSAWQSHWNEHIINTINPLLELEYNKDAQAIAEMLHVKGLMDPDPSGNDGDRSYSVLEKVEGGYIARAYATAFPKEVSQVRNTLQDLCDDLSEMDDPDLDQKEAYISYLKALNDAFGEEERSELIAKWAEVDRKWMKITSPIQIGHPLEYYEDHYKKAVALEWDVRVSNPEDKGAYVTYERILKMIIRLFDQNNLDATQIKEMMLFNLKRVQLYIGRPALFYAAEFNGLFSAQVVPNDETVSRELGKKIFAFSDNILDSLRDKPFLKINQEVLGKAFMDKERELIYHDAKTWHQVYEVTTIGHEFGHILWMDHDTEAKMNQSGVFKNIEEFKATTGGLVAFFMQEDESLKEAILRDTIKRSIGLIGWMKTGEVEPYYCEGLIHLTGLFQSGVLTFDQTLQIDLSPNAYEMLKEWYLKTYTELLEHYLAKADAKLFLERYARKEEGVYFPNELRVRSFVDYYWALHQRIGRDIDESVKRSDWL, encoded by the coding sequence ATGATGACTCCGAAATTTGAAAATGATCTAAAGCGGTTTTATGAACTTCTAGGGGAGCGCCAGAGGGCTCTTGGAAGTTATTTTAGTATTGTAGAATCTGAAGATTGCGACAAGCGTATCGAAACATTGATCGATACCTTTCTAACAAGTATTGAATTAAGTTTAATTCGTGAAAATAGGGTAGCAGCACTCACTCGTCTGATTAATCTTCGTGATGAACAGATGGTTCAAGCGTTAGAAAAAGAGGCTAAAGATGAGGTTTTTATCACTCAAGCGAAAGAAAAAGCGTATGTGTGGGTGAAAGATTTTTATCTTAAATGTCACAATGAACTGATTATGCAAGTACAAAAAGAGTGGCTGTTTTCACCCTTTTATCGTCGACTTTTAAGAGGAGTCCATGAAGTAGGCGTTGTAATGAGTGCGTGGCAATCGCACTGGAATGAACACATTATTAACACCATCAACCCCCTTCTCGAACTGGAATACAATAAAGATGCTCAAGCGATTGCTGAAATGTTACATGTAAAAGGGTTAATGGATCCAGATCCTTCAGGAAACGATGGTGATAGGTCGTATTCTGTTTTGGAAAAAGTAGAAGGCGGTTATATTGCCAGAGCTTATGCAACAGCCTTTCCTAAAGAGGTTTCACAGGTACGAAATACCCTTCAAGATTTATGTGATGATCTCTCGGAAATGGATGATCCAGACTTGGATCAAAAAGAGGCGTATATTAGCTATCTTAAAGCACTCAATGATGCTTTTGGTGAAGAAGAACGCAGTGAACTGATTGCAAAATGGGCAGAAGTGGATCGTAAATGGATGAAGATTACCTCTCCAATTCAAATTGGACATCCTTTGGAATACTACGAAGATCACTATAAGAAAGCGGTTGCATTAGAGTGGGATGTCAGGGTTTCTAACCCTGAAGACAAAGGTGCTTACGTAACGTATGAGCGGATTTTGAAAATGATCATTCGTCTGTTTGATCAAAATAATCTTGATGCAACACAGATCAAAGAGATGATGCTGTTTAATTTGAAACGTGTTCAGCTATACATCGGAAGACCAGCTCTTTTTTATGCGGCAGAGTTTAATGGACTTTTTTCAGCGCAAGTTGTGCCCAATGATGAAACTGTCAGTCGTGAACTTGGCAAAAAGATCTTTGCCTTTTCCGATAACATCTTGGACTCTTTACGTGATAAACCCTTTTTGAAAATTAATCAAGAAGTCTTAGGTAAAGCTTTTATGGATAAAGAGCGAGAACTCATTTATCATGATGCAAAAACATGGCATCAAGTGTATGAGGTTACAACCATAGGGCATGAATTTGGGCATATTTTGTGGATGGATCATGACACGGAAGCTAAAATGAATCAAAGCGGTGTCTTTAAAAATATTGAAGAGTTTAAAGCAACGACAGGTGGCTTAGTTGCGTTTTTTATGCAAGAAGATGAGAGTCTCAAAGAGGCCATTTTACGAGATACCATTAAGCGTTCTATTGGTTTAATTGGATGGATGAAAACAGGTGAAGTAGAGCCGTATTATTGTGAAGGGTTAATTCACTTGACAGGACTTTTTCAAAGCGGTGTTCTGACCTTTGATCAAACATTGCAGATTGACCTTTCACCCAATGCCTATGAAATGCTTAAAGAGTGGTATCTTAAAACCTACACAGAACTTTTAGAACATTATCTTGCCAAAGCAGATGCTAAACTCTTTTTAGAGCGCTATGCACGTAAAGAAGAGGGTGTATATTTCCCCAATGAGCTTCGTGTGCGTTCCTTTGTGGATTATTATTGGGCATTGCATCAACGCATAGGACGCGATATAGACGAGAGTGTCAAACGTTCGGATTGGCTTTAA